In Uranotaenia lowii strain MFRU-FL chromosome 2, ASM2978415v1, whole genome shotgun sequence, one genomic interval encodes:
- the LOC129745885 gene encoding dimethyladenosine transferase 1, mitochondrial, whose protein sequence is MSSSFVAKSLVPASGVRLPPLPTIRDLVRLYKLRAIKQLSQNFLMDENLTGKIVRSAGNIKDKYVLEVGPGPGGITRSIIRKFPRHLVVVEKDRRFLPTLELLADVSKDYLQMDIVRGDILDYPTAEAFPDCPKSDWNGKRAPINIIGNLPFAISTRLLINWLRDISLHIGVWNLGRASLTLTFQKEVAERIVAPMLSEYRCRLSVMNQIWSRPELKFIIPGQAFVPKPDVDVGVVTIVPLKTPLTTVHFDIVEKVVRHIFSMRQKYCRRCVSNLYPPDKRDELTQLTFQMADVDPLARSFQLSTEECLRIVEAYDQLALKHPELRNYDYRAPKAQMVDEGH, encoded by the coding sequence atgtcatcatcattcgtTGCTAAATCCCTGGTTCCCGCGAGCGGCGTGCGCTTACCTCCGCTGCCTACTATTCGGGATCTAGTTCGGCTCTACAAGTTGCGCGCCATCAAACAATTATCGCAAAACTTTCTCATGGATGAAAATCTGACAGGGAAAATTGTGCGATCTGCCGGAAATATTAAGGACAAATACGTATTGGAGGTTGGCCCAGGACCCGGTGGTATTACAAGATCCATTATTCGCAAGTTTCCTCGTCATCTGGTTGTGGTGGAAAAGGACAGACGATTTTTGCCCACGTTAGAACTGCTGGCAGATGTTTCCAAAGATTATCTTCAAATGGATATTGTGCGTGGAGACATATTGGACTATCCTACTGCGGAGGCATTCCCAGATTGCCCTAAATCAGATTGGAATGGAAAAAGGGCACCTATAAACATAATCGGAAATTTACCATTTGCCATTTCCACAAGACTGCTCATAAATTGGCTACGCGATATCAGTCTTCACATTGGTGTCTGGAATTTGGGACGAGCCAGTTTAACTTTAACTTTCCAAAAAGAAGTGGCCGAGAGAATAGTTGCCCCTATGCTTTCCGAATACCGATGTCGGTTGTCTGTTATGAATCAAATCTGGAGTCGACcggaattgaaatttattattcctGGACAGGCTTTCGTACCCAAACCGGATGTCGATGTAGGGGTCGTCACGATTGTTCCGTTGAAAACGCCTCTCACCACAGTTCATTTCGATATTGTTGAGAAAGTTGTGCGACATATTTTTTCCATGCGTCAAAAATATTGCCGCCGTTGTGTTTCCAATTTGTATCCGCCGGATAAGCGAGATGAACTAACGCAGTTGACGTTTCAAATGGCGGACGTAGATCCGTTGGCTCGATCGTTTCAACTTTCTACCGAGGAGTGCCTTCGAATAGTTGAGGCGTACGATCAGTTGGCGTTAAAGCATCCAGAACTCCGCAATTATGATTATAGAGCTCCCAAAGCTCAGATGGTAGATGAAGGGCACTGA
- the LOC129742641 gene encoding uncharacterized protein LOC129742641: MPTVKAVKDSKNPSLKYLIVKLKEIQSSFSDVWEFVETFQEDATHAQISVRLSAIDDLWERFGEVLIDIKSHEDFGADVELYDKERKELSDRYYFAKSFLMDKAKVRLEFSELDQSVRAGEPNNRSGFDHVRLPQIKLQSFNGNIDEWLGFRDLYLSLIHCKPDLPEVEKFHYLKGCLQGEPKSLIDPLQITRANYVVAWDILLKRYNNSKQLKKRQVQSLFKLSSVSKESVNDLLQLLEGFERIVNTLDQVLEAKDYKDLLLVNYLVSLLDPVTRRSWEEESTSKEEDTLCDLTDFLHRRVRVLEALPPRLNDTKGVPPQMSAKQKSKNGEISESSRSGETNGTSKRGETSCQVSNTASSSCLTSGVGRKANCRVLLATAVVLLEDEMGNRYPARALLDSGSESNFMSERLSQRLKMSRKRVDVAILGIGRTSTRVKHKVQAVVRSRVNSYVKEMEFLVLPKVTVDLPTATVSTDEWSFPNGIELADPSFFESKVVDLVFSIESFFDFFETGKRISIGDQLPTLTESVFGWVVSGGLSQETSARIACTVSTTESLDTLVARFWACEELGSENLYSREEKRCEEIFQKTVQRDGDGRYTVSLPKNEEVFPNLGDSREIALRRLGATERRLARSPELRELYTKFMDEYIQLGHMREVNETSDTKRCFLPHHPVEKESSTTTKLRVVFDASCKTTTGISLNDGLLTGPVIQDDLRAIILRCRMCQIMVVADVEKMFRQINVAKEDRPLQSILWRNSPSEPVKTFELNTVTYGTKPAPFLATRTLKQLALDEAERYPLASRVFSEDTYMDDVVSGADDANAALKLRIQLDKAAKAGGFRLRKFASNCAEVLQGLSQDSVAIEESSDGSEKDPSMKILGLTWLPKSDVFKYNFNIPEIPKSSVLTKRKVLSVLATLFDPLGLLGAAITTAKIFMQQLWTLRNSDDQRLDWDQPLPPTVGEDWLKYYEQLVSLNNIRIKRCNIIPGAIYKEIHCFSDASEKAYGGCVYLKSVNPNGEVEICLLSAKSRSRERLNRRAIHQLTTDYRPIDANIIKPWPGN; this comes from the exons ATGCCTACGGTCAAAGCTGTTAAGGATTCGAAGAATCCTTCGTTGAAGTATTTAATAGTCAAATTAAAAGAGATCCAGTCGTCCTTTTCTGATGTGTGGGAATTTGTGGAAACGTTTCAAGAGGATGCTACTCATGCGCAGATTTCGGTTCGACTTTCAGCGATTGATGATTTATGGGAAAGGTTTGGTGAAGTGttaattgatataaaatcacaTGAAGATTTTGGAGCGGATGTAGAACTTTACGATAAGGAGCGAAAAGAGCTCAGTGACCGGTATTATTTTGCAAAATCGTTTCTGATGGATAAAGCTAAGGTTCGTTTGGAGTTTTCAGAGCTTGATCAATCAGTTCGTGCAGGTGAACCTAATAATCGCAGTGGTTTTGATCACGTTAGGCTTCCACAGATAAAGCTGCAGTCTTTCAATGGAAACATTGACGAATGGCTTGGGTTTCGCGATCTCTACCTCTCTCTTATCCATTGTAAACCTGATTTGCCAGAGGTTGAAAAATTCCACTACTTGAAAGGTTGTCTCCAAGGTGAACCAAAATCGTTGATTGATCCTCTACAAATCACAAGAGCTAATTACGTAGTTGCATGGGATATTCTGTTAAAGCGGtacaacaacagcaaacaaCTAAAAAAGAGGCAGGTGCAATCGCTTTTCAAGTTGTCTTCGGTTAGTAAAGAGTCCGTTAATGATCTTCTTCAACTATTGGAAGGGTTCGAGAGAATAGTTAACACTTTGGATCAGGTATTAGAGGCAAAGGATTACAAGGATCTTCTTTTGGTGAACTATCTCGTGTCTCTTCTTGATCCAGTAACTCGTAGGAGTTGGGAAGAAGAATCAACCTCGAAGGAAGAAGATACTTTATGCGATTTAACAGATTTTCTGCACAGGCGGGTTCGAGTTTTGGAAGCTCTTCCACCAAGGTTGAATGATACTAAGGGTGTACCTCCACAAATGTCAGCTAAACAGAAA AGTAAAAACGGAGAAATTTCGGAATCTTCAAGGTCAGGTGAAACCAATGGCACTTCTAAGAGAGGAGAAACATCTTGTCAGGTTTCTAACACAGCTTCATCATCATGCTTGACATCGGGTGTCGGGCGCAAGGCTAATTGTCGGGTTCTTTTAGCAACTGCCGTGGTTCTCTTAGAAGATGAAATGGGAAATAGATATCCAGCTCGAGCGCTGCTCGATTCGGGGTCAGAAAGCAATTTCATGTCGGAAAGATTGAGTCAGCGTTTGAAGATGAGTCGGAAAAGGGTAGATGTTGCGATACTTGGTATTGGTCGGACATCTACCAGGGTTAAACACAAGGTTCAAGCAGTGGTGCGATCAAGGGTGAACAGTTACGTTAAGGAAATGGAATTCCTGGTTCTACCCAAGGTAACGGTCGATCTGCCAACTGCTACAGTTTCAACGGATGAATGGTCATTCCCGAATGGTATTGAGTTAGCGGATCCATCATTTTTTGAGTCGAAGGTGGTGGATTTGGTGTTTAGTATAGAGTCGTTCTTCGACTTCTTCGAAACGGGAAAACGGATTTCCATCGGAGACCAATTGCCTACACTAACAGAGTCAGTTTTCGGTTGGGTTGTTTCTGGAGGTTTATCGCAAGAGACTTCAGCACGGATTGCTTGCACTGTTTCAACGACAGAGTCTCTTGATACTCTTGTCGCTCGGTTCTGGGCTTGTGAGGAGCTAGGTTCGGAAAACCTTTACTCACGAGAGGAAAAGCGTTGCgaggaaattttccagaaaacggTACAGAGAGACGGCGATGGAAGGTACACAGTCTCTCTTCCTAAGAACGAAGAGGTTTTCCCCAACTTAGGCGATTCGAGGGAAATAGCCTTACGGCGCTTGGGCGCAACCGAGCGCAGACTAGCTAGGAGTCCGGAATTGCGTGAGCTGTATACCAAGTTCATGGACGAATATATACAGCTAGGGCACATGAGAGAAGTAAATGAAACGTCAGATACTAAACGCTGTTTTTTGCCACATCATCCGGTCGAGAAGGAGAGTAGTACGACTACTAAGTTGCGTGTAGTATTCGACGCCTCGTGTAAAACTACAACTGGTATTTCATTAAACGATGGGTTATTAACAGGTCCGGTTATCCAGGATGATCTTAGGGCGATAATACTCCGCTGTCGAATGTGTCAGATCATGGTCGTGGCTGACGTCGAGAAAATGTTTCGACAAATCAACGTAGCAAAGGAAGATCGCCCACTTCAGTCAATTCTATGGAGGAATTCACCATCGGAACCAGTAAAGACTTTCGAACTGAACACGGTAACGTACGGTACTAAACCAGCTCCGTTTTTAGCTACTCGTACTCTAAAGCAGTTGGCGTTAGACGAAGCAGAGAGATATCCCCTGGCCTCGCGGGTATTTTCGGAAGATACATATATGGACGATGTTGTATCTGGTGCAGACGATGCAAACGCAGCACTCAAACTGAGAATTCAGTTAGATAAAGCTGCAAAAGCTGGAGGATTTCGGTTACGAAAATTCGCCTCAAATTGTGCAGAAGTCCTGCAAGGGCTTTCACAAGACAGTGTAGCTATTGAAGAGTCTTCAGATGGATCGGAGAAAGATCCTTCGATGAAGATACTTGGGCTCACATGGTTACCGAAATCTGATGTCTTCAAGTACAACTTCAACATTCCTGAAATTCCAAAATCCTCGGTTTTAACAAAACGCAAGGTGCTGTCGGTATTAGCTACGCTTTTCGATCCATTGGGACTTCTTGGTGCTGCAATAACAACTGCTAAAATATTTATGCAGCAATTGTGGACGTTAAGGAATAGCGACGACCAAAGATTGGACTGGGATCAGCCATTGCCTCCAACGGTGGGTGAGGATTGGCTGAAATACTACGAACAACTGGTTTCTCTCAACAACATTCGTATCAAACGGTGCAACATAATCCCAGGAGCCATCTACAAGGAAATCCACTGTTTTTCGGACGCTTCGGAGAAGGCGTATGGTGGCTGCGTCTATTTGAAAAGCGTCAACCCAAATGGAGAGGTTGAGATTTGTTTGTTGTCTGCCAAATCGAGG AGCCGAGAACGACTGAACCGACGAGCGATCCACCAGTTGACCACCGACTACCGACCGATCGACGCGAACATAATTAAGCCCTGGCCGGGTAACTAA
- the LOC129745887 gene encoding cytochrome c oxidase assembly factor 3, mitochondrial gives MSSGGSEKQQHGFKIDEPGRQLKKSEIDFMRLIEQQNLQRVQKLQRQRRNNKLTGFALGGTVLAIYLYSMFSVKQERFLDDFEEPLKVEKVPEKQ, from the coding sequence ATGTCATCCGGTGGTTCTGAAAAGCAACAGCACGGTTTCAAAATCGACGAACCTGGCCGGCAGCTGAAAAAGTCCGAAATTGACTTCATGCGATTGATCGAGCAGCAGAATCTGCAACGAGTTCAGAAATTGCAACGCCAGCGAAGAAATAATAAGCTGACGGGATTTGCCCTAGGGGGCACGGTCTTGGCCATCTACCTGTACTCGATGTTCTCGGTTAAACAGGAGCGATTCCTTGATGACTTTGAAGAGCCTTTGAAAGTGGAAAAAGTTCCAGAAAAACAATAA